In Paucidesulfovibrio longus DSM 6739, a genomic segment contains:
- a CDS encoding MFS transporter, with protein MTDDRSRKMYVFLLVLTVAAYGAFQGWRTLFNNFAVEVAGLNGAQMGLIQSVREVPGFLALLAVYVLFIISQHRLAALSVVVLGLGVSITGLLPHFAGLTFAVLLMSFGFHYFETMNQSLTLQYFGVRQAPLVMARLRSIGAATNLAVGGLVWLLATTLGFTSMFAVMGAAAMAVGLWALPQDPTRQDLTPQHKKLIFRRKYWLFYILTFLSGGRRQIFVAFAVFLLVQRYGYTVQHITLLFVLNNAINWALNPLIGRAVNRFGERWVLSLEYGSLIFIFLAYALVDNALVAGALYVLDNIFFNFAMAIRTYYQKIAEPGDMASGMAVGFTINHIAAVCIPVLGGLAWMVDYRTVFFGAAGMSLVSLALSQLVNPPAQQEESESD; from the coding sequence ATGACAGACGACAGATCGCGCAAAATGTACGTTTTCCTGCTTGTGCTGACCGTGGCCGCCTACGGCGCGTTCCAGGGCTGGCGCACGCTCTTCAACAACTTCGCCGTGGAAGTCGCCGGGCTGAACGGCGCGCAGATGGGGCTGATCCAGTCCGTGCGCGAGGTGCCGGGCTTCCTGGCCCTGCTCGCGGTCTACGTGCTCTTCATCATCAGCCAGCATCGGCTGGCCGCGCTTTCCGTGGTCGTGCTCGGCCTGGGCGTGAGCATCACGGGCCTTTTGCCCCATTTCGCGGGGCTGACCTTCGCCGTGCTGCTGATGTCCTTCGGCTTCCACTATTTCGAAACCATGAACCAGTCCCTGACGCTGCAATATTTCGGCGTGCGGCAGGCCCCGCTGGTCATGGCGCGGCTGCGCAGCATCGGCGCGGCCACGAACCTCGCGGTGGGCGGGCTGGTCTGGCTCTTGGCCACCACCCTGGGCTTCACGTCCATGTTCGCCGTCATGGGCGCGGCAGCCATGGCGGTCGGGCTCTGGGCCTTGCCGCAGGATCCCACCCGGCAGGATCTGACCCCGCAGCACAAGAAGCTCATTTTTCGGCGCAAATACTGGCTCTTCTACATCCTGACCTTCCTTTCCGGCGGACGGCGGCAGATTTTCGTGGCCTTCGCGGTCTTTCTGCTGGTGCAGCGCTACGGCTACACCGTGCAGCACATCACGCTGCTGTTCGTGCTCAACAACGCGATCAACTGGGCGCTGAACCCGCTGATCGGCCGGGCGGTGAACCGTTTCGGCGAGCGCTGGGTCCTGTCGCTGGAATACGGCAGCCTGATCTTCATCTTCCTGGCCTACGCACTGGTGGACAACGCCTTGGTGGCGGGCGCGCTCTACGTCCTGGACAACATCTTCTTCAACTTCGCCATGGCCATCCGCACCTACTACCAGAAGATCGCGGAACCGGGGGACATGGCCTCGGGCATGGCCGTGGGCTTCACCATCAACCACATCGCGGCGGTCTGCATTCCCGTGCTGGGCGGCCTGGCCTGGATGGTGGACTACCGCACCGTGTTCTTCGGCGCGGCGGGCATGAGCCTTGTCTCCCTGGCGCTTTCCCAGCTCGTGAATCCGCCCGCGCAACAGGAAGAGAGCGAGTCCGATTGA
- a CDS encoding chemotaxis protein CheD, whose product MQELDKYPRVFLQTGDCFFGVMPTLVTTVLGSCVAVTLFSPEKRMSAICHAFLPDSKEDRTQGRDPQTCRYVDTALRNMLDAMDKLGARRSALEVKIIGGAAGLGAALDKGSSFRIGERNVNMARRILTAEGLTISKVDVGGNQGRKVLFLSHTGEAWIKRLSPMAAARETLGKGPLGRMNGSL is encoded by the coding sequence ATGCAGGAGTTGGACAAGTATCCCCGCGTCTTTTTGCAGACCGGCGACTGTTTTTTCGGGGTCATGCCCACTCTGGTGACCACGGTGCTCGGCTCCTGCGTGGCCGTTACGCTGTTCAGCCCGGAAAAGCGCATGAGCGCCATTTGCCACGCCTTCCTGCCGGACAGCAAGGAAGACCGCACCCAGGGGCGCGATCCCCAGACCTGCCGCTATGTGGATACGGCCCTGAGGAACATGCTCGACGCCATGGACAAGCTCGGAGCGCGGCGCTCGGCCCTGGAGGTCAAGATCATCGGCGGCGCGGCCGGGCTCGGAGCGGCCCTGGACAAGGGCAGCAGCTTCCGCATCGGCGAGCGCAACGTGAACATGGCCCGGCGCATCCTCACCGCCGAGGGATTGACCATCTCCAAGGTGGATGTGGGCGGCAACCAGGGCCGCAAGGTGCTGTTTCTTTCCCATACCGGCGAGGCCTGGATCAAGCGCCTGAGCCCCATGGCCGCCGCGCGCGAGACCCTGGGCAAGGGACCGCTGGGACGCAT